One stretch of Anolis carolinensis isolate JA03-04 chromosome 3, rAnoCar3.1.pri, whole genome shotgun sequence DNA includes these proteins:
- the LOC134297776 gene encoding uncharacterized protein LOC134297776, whose amino-acid sequence MLFNIYMKLLGEIIKSFGVRCHLYADDVQLCHSFPPVTKEGCSGPEPVLGRCVRLDEGQEIETESRQDRGPPGQSEGQTGYRVTACAGWGHTHSLQVRSLWVILDSSLSLEPQVSAVARGAFAQLKLVRQLRPYLGKPDLATVVHALVTSCLDYCNTLYVGLPLKTVRKLQLVQREAARLITGAAFRERTTPLLRQLHWLPISYRAQFKVLALAYKALNGSGPAYLSERVSRYDPPRSLRSSDEALLTVLSASQVRLAGTRDRAFLVMAPHLWNALPIEVRHAPSLLSFRRKVKTWLWGQAFE is encoded by the coding sequence atgttgtttaacatctacatgaagctgctgggagagatcatcaagagtttcggggtccggtgtcatctgtacgcagatgatgtccagctctgtcactccttcccacctgtcactaaagaaggctgttcaggtcctgaaccggtgcttggccgctgtgtcagatTGGATGAAGGCCaagaaattgaaactgaatccagacaagacagaggtcctcctggtcagtcggaaggccaaacagggtatagggttacagcctgtgctggatggggtcacactcacagtctgcaggttcgcagtctgtgggtgatcctagactcatcgttgagcctggagccccaggtctcagcggtggctaggggagccttcgcacagttaaaacttgtgcgccagctgcgaccataccttgggaagccggacttggccacggtagtccacgctctcgttacatcctgtttagactactgcaacacactttacgtggggctgcctttgaagactgttcggaagcttcaattagtccaacgggaggctgccaggttaataactggagcggcgttcagggagcgtactactcctctgttacgccagctccactggctgccgattagctaccgagcacaattcaaggtgttggctttagcctataaagctctaaacggttccggcccagcttatctgtccgaacgtgtctcccgctatgacccacctcgaagcttaagatcatcagatgaggccctgctcacggtcctgtCAGcatcacaggtgcggctggcggggacgagagacagggcttttttagtaatggctccccacctatggaacgccctccccattgaagtcaggcatgctccttccctcctatccttccgtaggaaggttaaaacttggttatggggtcaggcttttgaataa